Part of the Aquimarina sp. MAR_2010_214 genome is shown below.
TTATGCGCATAGATAGGAATATCACCTTGTCTAAAAAAAAATGGACGTATATCATCCAACCCCATAGTATGATCTGCATGTTCATGAGTAAAGACTACCCCATCGATTCGAGACACCTGATTCGAAAGCATTTGCTGTCTAAAATCTGGTCCGCAATCTACAACATACTGATACTCATCCCAAGATACAAGTATAGAAACACGAAGTCGCTTATCCCTAGCGTCGTCACTTAAACAAACAGGGTGAGTACTTCCAATAACCGGAATCCCCTGTGATGTACCTGTACCAAGAAAAACTACTTCCATATTTTAGTAAACTAGAGCAAATGTACTTATATTTTTTTGGTCAAAAATCACATATTCCTCATAAATAACACTTAAAATATTAGGGGATCTAGAAATTTACATTCAAACCTTTTTTAATACTCATTGTATTATTACCTTTACAGTAAACAAAAAAAGCCCTTTTTACTATGCCTATTAAGATAATGGGAGATAAAGAATTTGAATCTGTCCCTTCAATAAAGAGTAAAGCTTTACGTATTAACCTGAATCAAAACATCTATGGTACTTTTGCAGAGATTGGTGCTGGTCAGGAAACCGTTCGAAATTTTTTTAGAGCAGGTGGAGCTTCTGGTACTATTGCAAAAGCAATGAGTGCATATGATAAAGATTTTAGTGATGCTATTTATGGTATTGAAAACGATAAGCGTTATGTTACCGAAGCAAGATTAAAAAAAATGCTTAATCATGAGGTTACGCTTATAGAAGAAAGAATTACTCGAGAAAAACACCCTAATAAGTTATTTTTCAGCTATGCAAACACAGTAGCCACTATTGATTTTGCTAAAAAATATAAAGGCCATGGTTGGGTAGGTATTCGATATCAAACAACCCCCAATGAAGACTATAATGAAATATTGCTTCATATCCGTTTTCATGAAAATGATGCTAGATTACAGCAAATGACTTTAGGAATATTGGGTGTTAACCTTATTTATGGAGCCTATTATAAATACGATAACCCAAAAAAGTTATTGCGATATTTATATGATCACTTGGACAAGGACCAAATAGAAATTGACACCATTAATTTTTCTGGCCCGAGATTTACAAAAGTAGATAATCGTCTGATGAGTCTACAGTTAGTTAAAAATGGAATGACCGAAGCGGTAATGTTTGGACCTGATGGGCATAACATATTACCTGCTGCAATATTATATAAGAAAAACATATTAGCACTTCGTGGAAGTTTTAGACCTGTAACAAAGGTTAATATGGATATTTATGAAAAGTCACTCAATATGTTTTTGAGTGAGAATAAAGTAAATAAAGATAAAACCGTAGTAATTTTTGAAGTAACACTATCAAATCTAAGAGCCGAAGGTGAAATTGATGAAGAAGATTTTATGGCTAGAGCCAGATTGCTTTGTTCCCTTGGGCAAACAGTTATGATTTCTAATTTCAAAGAATATTATAAAGTAGTCGAGTATTTCTCTAATTACACCAAAGAACGTATGGCACTTTCTATGGGAGTTAATAATTTAGTGGATATTTTTGATGAAAAATACTACAGACACCTTAGTGGAGGTATTTTGGAAGCTTTTGGTAAACTATTCTTTAAAGATCTAAAAGTATACCTATACCCATTAAAGAATCATAAAACCGGAGAGATCACTACTAGTGATACGCTAAAAGTACATCCGAGAATGAAAGAACTTTATAAGTTCTTTAAGTATAATGGTAAGCTACAAGATATTACGGATT
Proteins encoded:
- a CDS encoding TonB-dependent receptor; protein product: MPIKIMGDKEFESVPSIKSKALRINLNQNIYGTFAEIGAGQETVRNFFRAGGASGTIAKAMSAYDKDFSDAIYGIENDKRYVTEARLKKMLNHEVTLIEERITREKHPNKLFFSYANTVATIDFAKKYKGHGWVGIRYQTTPNEDYNEILLHIRFHENDARLQQMTLGILGVNLIYGAYYKYDNPKKLLRYLYDHLDKDQIEIDTINFSGPRFTKVDNRLMSLQLVKNGMTEAVMFGPDGHNILPAAILYKKNILALRGSFRPVTKVNMDIYEKSLNMFLSENKVNKDKTVVIFEVTLSNLRAEGEIDEEDFMARARLLCSLGQTVMISNFKEYYKVVEYFSNYTKERMALSMGVNNLVDIFDEKYYRHLSGGILEAFGKLFFKDLKVYLYPLKNHKTGEITTSDTLKVHPRMKELYKFFKYNGKLQDITDYDPSIMNIFSREVLQKIQEGEPGWEEQLPDLIPEMIKANNFFGYKTIETVK